A window from Deltaproteobacteria bacterium encodes these proteins:
- a CDS encoding TetR/AcrR family transcriptional regulator, protein MMGISERKGREKKQRKEQILEAARNLFQERGFLNVTMGDIAETAELSIGTLYLYFKNKDDIYGGLACLGSQKFDTLLDEALHRKKKLSHKDLVSFIQKFMLVYADYGCYFDILMFNFKGKGNINLSDGYASTLREITQSSMAKSVAYFSAQLKKDRKDKTEVARAATLVIWALLLGLTQILNVGRTEILNEEDVQRIINKAAHLLKNVPPELSLSS, encoded by the coding sequence ATGATGGGAATCTCCGAAAGAAAAGGTCGCGAAAAAAAACAACGCAAAGAACAGATTCTGGAAGCGGCCCGAAATCTTTTTCAGGAACGGGGTTTTTTGAATGTGACCATGGGGGATATTGCCGAAACTGCGGAACTCTCCATCGGTACTCTTTATCTTTATTTCAAAAACAAAGATGACATTTACGGGGGACTTGCCTGTCTGGGTTCCCAAAAGTTTGATACTCTGCTGGACGAAGCCTTGCACCGAAAGAAGAAATTATCCCACAAAGACCTCGTCTCCTTCATCCAAAAATTCATGTTGGTTTATGCCGATTACGGTTGTTACTTCGACATTCTCATGTTCAATTTTAAGGGAAAAGGAAACATCAATTTGTCGGATGGATACGCCAGCACACTTCGGGAAATTACCCAGTCTTCCATGGCCAAGTCGGTTGCCTATTTTTCCGCACAACTCAAGAAAGACCGAAAAGACAAAACGGAAGTGGCCCGCGCGGCAACGCTTGTTATTTGGGCACTGCTTTTGGGACTCACACAAATTCTGAATGTGGGTCGCACCGAAATTTTGAATGAAGAAGATGTCCAACGCATTATCAACAAAGCCGCCCATCTTTTGAAGAATGTTCCTCCTGAACTGAGTTTAAGTTCCTGA
- a CDS encoding FHA domain-containing protein, whose amino-acid sequence MAFIEILNGPQAGEKVVIAHETFFLGRDANNHLVLTERTVSRKHAVINKVDGDFTINDLKSLKGLLINGEKKEEATLQDGDEIALGGVRLRFYAQDTVPETVSEPVKNRKGLYYFLFFVLFCLLAGGVYLFFSWKKESPKSVQNQQKSLTSALDEFTAKEENIDQLISAHYLKGVELFNAKRDIEGAKKEWEEVLRLDPQRKTLFAQKAAKLLEKLGK is encoded by the coding sequence ATGGCTTTCATAGAAATTCTAAATGGTCCACAGGCGGGTGAAAAAGTGGTGATTGCCCATGAAACTTTTTTTCTTGGGCGGGACGCCAACAATCACCTTGTTTTGACCGAGAGAACCGTTTCCAGAAAGCATGCCGTCATCAACAAGGTTGATGGAGATTTCACCATCAACGATTTGAAGAGTTTAAAGGGTCTTTTGATCAATGGAGAAAAGAAGGAAGAAGCCACTCTGCAAGACGGAGACGAGATTGCCTTGGGTGGAGTGAGGCTTCGGTTTTATGCTCAGGATACAGTGCCTGAAACCGTCTCGGAACCCGTCAAAAATAGGAAGGGACTTTATTATTTTCTTTTTTTTGTTTTGTTTTGTCTGCTCGCAGGGGGAGTGTACCTGTTTTTTTCTTGGAAAAAAGAATCTCCAAAATCTGTTCAAAACCAACAAAAATCTCTCACATCAGCGCTTGATGAGTTTACGGCCAAGGAAGAAAATATCGATCAACTCATTTCCGCTCACTATTTAAAAGGCGTGGAATTGTTCAATGCAAAGCGCGATATAGAGGGGGCAAAAAAAGAATGGGAGGAGGTTTTAAGGCTTGATCCCCAACGTAAAACCCTTTTCGCGCAAAAAGCGGCTAAATTATTGGAAAAGTTGGGGAAATAA
- a CDS encoding adenylosuccinate synthase, producing MKQNLVVIGLQWGDEGKGKIIDLLTPQVDGVVRCQGGNNAGHTIVIQDQKRVLHLIPSGVLHQKCLCIVGEGVVIDPCVLIDEIEGIKAAGYLKNPEQLNISENAHVIFPYHVRIDQVREEKKGAKAIGTTGRGIGPCYEDKVARRGIRMGDLIDPEILESCLEDVLPEKNAYLEKVLDSKSFTKAEIFESYETYGNYLKHYVKNTNSLLQQKLGEGRSFLFEGAQGVGLDIDHGTYPFVTSSNTVASGLATGAGVPPKLVNTVLGVVKAYTTRVGYGPFPTELHDEVGEHLQTRGHEFGATTGRKRRCGWLDLVWLKYVVWLNGVDSLALTKLDVLSNLDRIKIAVSYKLNGTEIKAPPTRLNDWENLVPVYEEFEGWKENLEHMTHLEGLPKACQKFLKKIETFIGVPISLISLGAERSANIILKKILEG from the coding sequence ATGAAACAAAATCTCGTTGTCATCGGTTTGCAGTGGGGAGATGAGGGAAAAGGAAAGATCATTGATCTTTTAACCCCTCAGGTGGACGGAGTCGTTCGCTGTCAGGGAGGAAACAACGCGGGTCACACCATCGTCATTCAAGACCAGAAAAGAGTTTTGCATCTCATTCCCTCTGGTGTGCTCCACCAAAAATGTCTTTGCATTGTGGGCGAGGGCGTTGTCATTGACCCTTGTGTTTTGATCGACGAAATTGAAGGAATCAAAGCCGCCGGTTACCTGAAAAATCCCGAACAACTGAACATCAGCGAAAACGCGCATGTGATTTTTCCGTATCATGTGCGTATCGATCAAGTGCGTGAAGAGAAAAAAGGAGCGAAAGCCATTGGTACAACGGGCCGCGGTATTGGTCCCTGCTACGAAGACAAAGTCGCAAGGCGCGGCATTCGGATGGGCGATCTTATCGACCCTGAGATATTGGAGTCCTGTCTGGAAGATGTGCTCCCAGAAAAAAATGCCTATCTTGAGAAGGTGCTTGATTCAAAAAGTTTCACAAAAGCGGAAATTTTTGAGAGTTACGAAACTTATGGGAATTATCTCAAACACTATGTGAAAAACACCAACAGTCTTTTGCAACAAAAGTTGGGAGAGGGACGCTCTTTTCTTTTTGAAGGGGCGCAAGGAGTTGGTTTGGATATCGATCACGGGACTTATCCTTTTGTCACTTCTTCCAATACGGTGGCTTCCGGTTTGGCCACGGGTGCGGGTGTTCCGCCAAAGCTTGTCAATACGGTGCTTGGCGTGGTTAAGGCCTATACAACGCGTGTGGGTTACGGTCCTTTCCCAACAGAATTGCATGACGAAGTGGGTGAGCATTTGCAAACGCGGGGACATGAATTTGGTGCCACCACCGGAAGAAAACGCCGTTGCGGATGGCTCGATCTGGTTTGGTTGAAATATGTGGTGTGGTTGAATGGAGTGGATTCACTGGCCCTCACCAAGCTGGATGTTTTGTCGAATCTGGATCGCATTAAAATAGCGGTGAGTTACAAGTTAAATGGAACGGAGATCAAAGCACCACCAACACGTTTGAACGATTGGGAAAATCTGGTGCCGGTCTATGAGGAATTTGAAGGTTGGAAAGAAAATTTGGAACACATGACGCATTTGGAAGGCTTGCCAAAGGCATGTCAGAAATTTTTGAAAAAAATTGAAACGTTTATCGGTGTTCCCATTTCTCTTATTTCGCTGGGAGCAGAACGAAGCGCCAATATCATTTTGAAAAAAATTCTGGAGGGATGA
- a CDS encoding sulfurtransferase, with product MLTDAHWLAQYLNKPDLRIIDCRYVLGKPSAGKALYLEGHIPGAIHLDVDHDLSGKQGPGRHPLPKAIDFSTTMSNAGVDQDTTVIAYDDMGGAWSARLWWLLRYFGHEKVFILNGGWLKWIAENNEVTKVVPHFKPRSFKAVPHTDWIVSKEEVQRNLENKDCLLLDARAPERYRGEIHQRASARYSVGLHERNLPSEQSEREGEAPPALPVEGALPAPIIEPLDQQAGHIPGAKNAPFAENVTQPNKEFKSLEELKEKFKTLGACQAKEIICYCGSGVTACNNIFALKMIGKDAKLYEGSWSDWSADPNLPVERP from the coding sequence ATGCTCACAGATGCTCATTGGCTGGCTCAATATCTCAACAAACCCGATTTGCGAATCATTGATTGCCGCTATGTTTTGGGAAAACCGTCTGCCGGAAAAGCACTTTACCTTGAAGGTCATATTCCCGGCGCCATTCATCTTGATGTGGATCATGATCTTTCAGGCAAACAGGGTCCGGGTCGTCACCCTCTTCCCAAAGCCATCGACTTTTCAACAACCATGTCCAACGCCGGAGTGGATCAAGACACAACCGTCATTGCCTATGACGACATGGGCGGAGCTTGGTCTGCAAGACTTTGGTGGTTGCTCCGTTATTTCGGCCACGAAAAAGTTTTTATTTTAAATGGCGGCTGGTTGAAATGGATTGCCGAAAATAATGAGGTCACAAAAGTGGTGCCGCATTTCAAACCGCGTTCTTTCAAAGCAGTGCCGCACACAGACTGGATTGTCTCCAAAGAAGAGGTGCAAAGAAATCTGGAAAATAAAGATTGTCTATTGCTCGATGCGAGAGCTCCGGAACGTTACCGCGGCGAAATTCACCAACGCGCAAGCGCGCGGTACTCTGTGGGCTTGCATGAGAGGAATCTACCCAGTGAGCAAAGCGAACGTGAGGGGGAGGCTCCGCCGGCTTTGCCGGTGGAGGGGGCTTTGCCTGCCCCTATAATAGAACCGCTTGATCAACAGGCAGGCCACATTCCGGGTGCTAAGAATGCCCCCTTCGCGGAAAATGTTACTCAACCCAATAAAGAATTTAAATCTTTGGAAGAACTCAAGGAAAAATTCAAGACGCTTGGCGCCTGTCAGGCAAAAGAAATTATTTGTTATTGTGGTTCCGGAGTCACTGCCTGCAACAATATCTTCGCACTCAAGATGATCGGCAAAGACGCGAAATTATATGAAGGCTCATGGAGCGACTGGAGCGCAGACCCAAATCTTCCCGTTGAAAGACCCTAA
- the xerC gene encoding tyrosine recombinase XerC: MQQSIDQFYSHLQAEKHASPHTLKNYLGDLKQFSQFLQKRFPEAVQDGPDGLQKIDTNILRAFLNDLFQNHTATSVARKLSTLKSFFDYALRQKWIAMNMAKTIQAPKIPKKIPRFLTVDEVFLLLAAPKGVSILELRDKAILELFYASGLRLSELVALNTTSLDLEQGLVRVLGKGNKERMLPMGKQAILSLKNYLEKRELVLHGKTDSGALFLNKSGARLSARAVERLLEKYLKLTGIQKKVTPHVLRHTFATHLLNAGADMRGIQELLGHASLSTTQRYTHVELDKLMEVYDKSHPKA, encoded by the coding sequence GTGCAACAGAGTATCGACCAATTTTACAGTCATCTTCAAGCCGAAAAACACGCCTCTCCCCACACACTTAAAAACTATTTGGGCGATTTGAAACAGTTCTCTCAATTTCTTCAAAAACGTTTTCCCGAAGCCGTCCAAGACGGTCCCGATGGACTCCAAAAAATCGACACGAACATTTTGAGGGCTTTTTTAAATGATCTTTTTCAGAATCATACCGCCACATCGGTTGCCCGTAAGCTGTCCACATTGAAAAGTTTTTTTGATTATGCCCTTCGCCAAAAATGGATCGCCATGAACATGGCGAAGACAATTCAGGCCCCAAAAATTCCTAAAAAAATTCCGCGTTTTTTAACTGTCGACGAAGTCTTTCTCCTTTTGGCGGCTCCAAAGGGGGTTTCCATTTTGGAATTGCGCGATAAGGCGATTTTGGAACTTTTCTACGCCTCCGGTTTGCGTTTGAGCGAACTGGTTGCATTGAATACAACCAGTCTTGATTTGGAACAGGGACTCGTTCGCGTTTTGGGAAAAGGAAATAAAGAGCGCATGCTTCCGATGGGAAAACAAGCCATATTAAGTCTCAAAAATTATTTGGAAAAAAGAGAATTAGTCCTTCACGGCAAAACAGACAGCGGTGCTCTCTTTTTAAATAAATCGGGGGCAAGACTTTCTGCAAGAGCGGTGGAAAGACTTTTGGAGAAATATCTGAAACTGACGGGAATTCAAAAAAAGGTAACGCCTCACGTCTTGCGCCACACTTTCGCAACTCATCTTCTAAATGCCGGCGCCGATATGCGCGGCATTCAGGAATTGCTTGGTCACGCGAGTCTCTCCACCACCCAGCGCTACACACATGTAGAACTGGACAAACTCATGGAAGTGTACGATAAATCCCACCCGAAAGCCTGA
- a CDS encoding NAD-dependent epimerase/dehydratase family protein, with product MKAFVTGASGFLGSHLVDALLQKGHEVTCLVRPTSDLRWLKNKKIRLVHGDLLPDNAGLKEGLRNTDWCFHIAGLVSSADPRQYFQVNSGGTRLCLDACLKVAPQLQRFVLISSMAAIGPSANGSLLDETSSPHPISLYGQSKLEGERIALSYKIRLPLTVLRPPAIYGARDVMLYPVFKMAKKGYFIYPAGKPQSICMAYVEDVVRACLWGAQSEKAKGEVYFIADDDLYQWQDVADTLAHIFYRKISKIPVPKIILWPIAAVEEARAKCFHQSPRIHRGHVKQFFSSWGISIEKIKQAGFVPRFNLEAGMEATVAGYRQLGWL from the coding sequence ATGAAAGCTTTTGTTACCGGCGCCTCCGGATTTCTGGGTTCTCATTTGGTCGATGCTCTTTTGCAAAAGGGACACGAAGTGACCTGTCTTGTGCGTCCCACCAGTGATTTACGTTGGCTCAAAAACAAAAAAATTCGATTGGTGCACGGAGATCTTCTTCCCGATAACGCGGGACTCAAAGAAGGACTGCGAAATACCGACTGGTGTTTTCATATTGCAGGACTTGTCAGTAGTGCGGACCCGAGACAATATTTTCAGGTCAACTCGGGCGGCACCCGCTTATGTCTCGATGCTTGTTTGAAAGTGGCCCCCCAGCTTCAAAGATTTGTTTTGATTTCCAGCATGGCGGCGATCGGACCTTCTGCCAACGGCTCTCTGCTTGATGAAACAAGCAGTCCGCATCCCATCAGCCTTTACGGTCAAAGCAAACTGGAAGGGGAGCGCATTGCGCTCAGTTATAAAATCCGATTGCCGCTCACTGTTTTGCGTCCTCCCGCCATTTATGGTGCGCGCGATGTGATGCTCTATCCCGTTTTCAAAATGGCCAAGAAAGGATATTTTATTTATCCGGCGGGAAAGCCCCAGTCAATCTGCATGGCCTACGTTGAAGATGTGGTGCGGGCTTGCCTGTGGGGAGCTCAATCGGAAAAAGCAAAAGGGGAGGTTTATTTTATCGCTGATGATGATCTTTATCAGTGGCAAGATGTGGCTGATACGCTGGCCCACATTTTTTATCGTAAAATTTCCAAAATTCCCGTGCCGAAAATAATTCTGTGGCCCATAGCGGCCGTCGAAGAAGCCCGCGCGAAATGTTTTCATCAATCGCCGCGCATTCACCGTGGACATGTAAAACAATTTTTTTCCTCGTGGGGAATCAGCATCGAAAAAATCAAACAGGCGGGATTTGTTCCGCGCTTCAATCTGGAAGCCGGCATGGAAGCAACCGTAGCCGGCTACCGCCAACTGGGATGGCTTTAG
- the argF gene encoding ornithine carbamoyltransferase — protein MTRHFLSLFDFDCGEIETLLQRAITLKAECKSGVFHKPLANKTLGLLFEKTSTRTYVSFDIAMFQLGGHTVSLTQGHSQLSRGETVEDTARVLSRYVQGIVMRTYEHKRLQNFAECSRIPVINGLTDLLHPCQVLADLMTLVENKKTLQNLKVGWFGDGNNMANTWIEAAMILGFSLTLACPKGYDPDGFLMEKATSGQYKNIRLTRDPFEAAFEADAINTDTWISMGQEGKQEIQKKQKMKPYQVNENLLKSAKKDCIVLHCLPAHRGEEITDDVMDGPKSKVWDEAENRLHVQKAILEKLLGTSL, from the coding sequence ATGACCAGACACTTTTTGTCTCTTTTTGATTTTGATTGCGGCGAAATAGAGACACTTCTTCAAAGAGCCATCACACTAAAAGCAGAATGCAAGTCCGGAGTTTTTCACAAACCGCTTGCCAATAAAACATTGGGACTTCTTTTTGAAAAAACTTCCACACGGACTTATGTTTCTTTCGATATCGCGATGTTTCAACTCGGTGGTCACACCGTTTCTTTGACTCAGGGACATTCCCAGTTGAGTCGCGGCGAAACGGTGGAAGACACCGCGCGTGTTTTGTCCCGTTATGTTCAGGGAATTGTGATGCGCACTTATGAACATAAACGTCTTCAAAATTTTGCCGAATGCTCTCGCATTCCCGTTATCAATGGATTGACGGATTTGCTTCACCCGTGTCAGGTTTTGGCCGATTTGATGACCCTCGTGGAAAATAAAAAAACGCTTCAAAATCTCAAGGTGGGTTGGTTTGGTGACGGCAATAATATGGCCAACACATGGATAGAAGCCGCGATGATTCTGGGTTTTTCGCTGACTCTTGCCTGTCCCAAAGGGTATGATCCGGATGGTTTCTTGATGGAGAAAGCCACGTCTGGACAGTATAAAAATATCCGGCTAACAAGAGACCCCTTTGAGGCGGCGTTTGAAGCCGATGCGATCAATACCGATACATGGATTAGTATGGGGCAGGAGGGAAAACAGGAAATTCAAAAAAAACAAAAAATGAAACCGTATCAGGTCAATGAAAATTTGCTGAAGAGTGCCAAAAAAGATTGCATCGTATTGCATTGCCTTCCGGCCCATCGCGGAGAAGAAATTACAGATGACGTGATGGACGGACCAAAATCGAAAGTCTGGGATGAAGCGGAAAACAGACTTCATGTTCAAAAAGCTATATTGGAAAAATTATTGGGCACTTCGCTATGA
- a CDS encoding aminotransferase class I/II-fold pyridoxal phosphate-dependent enzyme yields the protein MDIFQKCFDFQDAKFVKASGLYPFFRPIENSSGSTVFYDGKPVVMIGSNNYLGLTHDPRVQKKAQEAIDRFGTGCTGSRFLNGNTVLHDLLEEKLIKLVGKEAGLVFTTGFLTNLGTVACLVGPDDFILSDAENHASIIEGCRLSKATVVTYRHNDMLDLRAKLKTIPADKGRLIVTDGVFSMTGEIVDLPGLVEVKKDFPDVRLFLDDAHGLGVLGPKGEGTANYFGLTDEVDLIMGTFSKSFASIGGFLAGNPDVIDYVRHKARSFMFSAAMPPSAVATVLACLEILEKEPQRLEGLKKNIQYILKGFEEIGLAFIPSQTPIISVFVGDEGKAFKLVQDLFQSGVFATPVVFPAVPFGQAIIRTSYMATHTKEELDLVLETFAKLGPRYGILKDQIEIPKELTHQGETYSFAALNT from the coding sequence ATGGATATATTTCAAAAGTGTTTTGATTTTCAGGATGCCAAATTTGTGAAAGCCTCGGGCCTTTATCCCTTCTTCCGACCCATTGAAAATTCTTCCGGGTCAACGGTTTTTTATGACGGCAAACCCGTCGTCATGATCGGTTCCAATAATTATCTGGGACTCACCCATGACCCGCGCGTGCAGAAAAAAGCTCAAGAGGCCATTGATCGTTTTGGGACCGGTTGTACCGGTTCCCGTTTTTTAAATGGGAATACCGTGTTGCACGATCTTCTCGAAGAAAAATTAATAAAATTGGTTGGCAAAGAAGCGGGACTCGTTTTCACCACGGGTTTTCTGACAAACCTCGGGACCGTTGCCTGTCTTGTGGGTCCCGATGATTTTATTTTGTCCGATGCTGAAAATCACGCCTCCATTATTGAAGGATGCCGGTTGAGCAAAGCGACTGTTGTTACCTATCGCCATAACGACATGCTCGATTTGCGCGCAAAACTAAAAACCATTCCCGCGGATAAAGGTCGTCTGATTGTTACCGATGGTGTTTTTTCCATGACAGGAGAAATTGTGGATCTTCCGGGTTTGGTGGAAGTCAAAAAAGATTTTCCCGATGTCCGACTTTTTCTTGATGACGCCCACGGTTTGGGTGTTCTGGGGCCTAAAGGGGAGGGGACAGCAAACTATTTTGGTTTGACCGATGAGGTTGATCTCATCATGGGAACTTTTTCAAAATCGTTTGCCTCGATCGGCGGTTTTCTGGCCGGCAATCCCGATGTCATTGATTATGTCCGTCACAAAGCCCGCTCTTTCATGTTTTCCGCGGCAATGCCGCCTTCTGCAGTGGCGACGGTTCTAGCCTGTCTTGAAATTCTGGAAAAAGAACCGCAAAGACTGGAAGGCCTGAAAAAAAATATTCAATATATTTTGAAGGGTTTTGAAGAAATTGGACTGGCTTTTATTCCTTCGCAAACTCCCATCATTTCTGTTTTTGTCGGTGATGAAGGAAAGGCTTTCAAACTGGTGCAGGATCTTTTCCAAAGCGGTGTTTTTGCCACACCGGTTGTCTTTCCCGCGGTTCCCTTTGGTCAGGCTATCATCCGCACTTCCTATATGGCCACGCACACAAAAGAGGAACTCGATTTGGTTTTGGAGACCTTTGCCAAACTGGGACCCCGATATGGCATCCTCAAAGACCAAATTGAAATCCCAAAAGAATTGACTCATCAGGGAGAAACCTATAGCTTCGCCGCCCTGAACACATGA
- a CDS encoding EscU/YscU/HrcU family type III secretion system export apparatus switch protein, producing MADESSSQEKTEDATPKRLREAHKKGQVPRSKDLNTVVILVLAFALLSFMMTFFYEEFHKLILGSIDLISQKSISPEQTIQFLHTAFFTLVKTLLPYVLIIGVVAAAAGFFQTGPVFSTEPLKPQAKRLNMVENIKNMFKVTTFVELLKNIAKVTLVLYMAYVVIKQNLAQILMTTTTDLTVSTHIAGEVLSSFLMRVFALFVIIAIIDVMVQRWQFKKQLRMSKEEVKREYKQDEGDPLIKSIRKQLHQELAMGDVKKQVAASDVVVTNPTHLAIAIKYDEKEMMAPQIMAKGQRLFAEKIREIAETENIPIIQNVPLAWSLIELEIGAEIPEELYQAIAEVLIVIYRMRDQKEKQLNA from the coding sequence ATGGCTGACGAATCTTCATCTCAAGAGAAAACCGAGGACGCGACGCCTAAGCGCCTCCGTGAAGCCCACAAAAAGGGACAAGTCCCCCGTTCCAAAGATCTGAATACCGTGGTGATTCTGGTGCTGGCGTTTGCTCTTCTGTCCTTCATGATGACTTTTTTCTACGAGGAGTTTCACAAACTCATTTTAGGTAGTATCGATTTGATCTCCCAAAAATCAATCAGTCCAGAACAGACGATCCAATTCCTGCACACCGCATTTTTTACTTTGGTAAAAACGCTTCTTCCGTATGTGCTGATTATAGGAGTGGTAGCCGCCGCGGCCGGTTTTTTTCAAACGGGCCCTGTTTTTTCCACGGAACCGCTGAAGCCTCAGGCCAAACGTCTCAACATGGTTGAGAATATCAAAAACATGTTCAAGGTAACCACGTTTGTTGAGCTCCTCAAAAATATCGCCAAAGTAACGCTTGTTCTCTACATGGCCTATGTTGTCATCAAACAAAATCTGGCACAAATTCTCATGACGACAACGACAGACCTGACCGTCTCCACACATATTGCCGGTGAAGTCCTATCGAGTTTTCTGATGCGTGTCTTTGCCCTTTTTGTCATCATCGCCATCATCGATGTGATGGTCCAGCGCTGGCAGTTTAAAAAACAACTTCGTATGTCGAAAGAAGAGGTGAAGAGGGAATACAAACAGGATGAGGGAGACCCGCTCATCAAGAGCATTCGGAAACAGTTGCATCAGGAATTGGCGATGGGAGATGTGAAAAAGCAAGTTGCCGCGTCCGATGTGGTTGTCACCAACCCGACCCACTTAGCCATCGCGATAAAATATGATGAAAAGGAAATGATGGCGCCGCAAATTATGGCAAAAGGACAACGTCTTTTTGCCGAGAAGATCCGCGAAATTGCTGAGACAGAAAATATCCCCATCATTCAAAATGTGCCGTTGGCGTGGTCTCTCATAGAACTGGAAATCGGT
- a CDS encoding N-acetyltransferase, producing MSSIQIKRVDNKKDLKTFIRFPHSIYRNDPHWVSPLEFERHQFFDRKKNPFFRHGEAQLFLALKNEEVVGRISAQLHPSHLERHKDESGFFGFFESINDKETAEALVNAAEEWLGARGLKKIRGPFNFTMYDNETGILIDGYESPPYIMMGHNPPYYVPLLESVGFKKATDTFAWHYKIGEIPSPAFQLAEATRQYPGLTFRSIDMKNFDRDLHTMITLFNEAWAQNWGFVPATEEEIHYIAKSMKPIVDPEMAFFAFVNDDPAAFSICLPNINEAIHDLRGKLFPFGWAKLLWRLKRRLKSVRLCLMGIRKPYRGSALGALSVLMNVEMHRRGILRGYKTAELGWTLEDNERINMGIEFMGGKKYKTYRIYEKEI from the coding sequence ATGAGTTCCATCCAGATCAAACGCGTAGACAACAAAAAAGATCTGAAAACCTTCATCCGGTTTCCGCACAGCATTTACCGGAATGATCCGCATTGGGTGTCTCCGCTGGAATTTGAACGCCATCAATTTTTTGATCGCAAAAAAAATCCGTTTTTTCGTCACGGAGAAGCCCAACTTTTTTTGGCTTTGAAAAATGAAGAAGTGGTTGGACGTATTTCGGCCCAACTGCATCCATCTCACTTGGAACGCCACAAAGACGAGAGCGGTTTTTTTGGTTTTTTCGAATCGATTAACGACAAGGAAACAGCAGAAGCTTTGGTGAATGCGGCTGAAGAGTGGCTGGGCGCGCGCGGTTTGAAAAAAATCCGGGGGCCTTTTAATTTCACGATGTATGACAATGAAACCGGCATTCTCATTGATGGTTACGAGTCCCCTCCCTACATTATGATGGGGCACAATCCCCCTTATTACGTGCCTTTGCTGGAATCGGTGGGTTTCAAAAAAGCGACGGACACTTTTGCGTGGCATTATAAAATTGGTGAAATTCCCTCACCTGCGTTCCAGCTTGCAGAAGCCACGCGCCAATATCCCGGGCTCACATTTCGCTCCATTGACATGAAAAATTTTGACCGTGATCTTCACACGATGATTACGCTTTTCAATGAAGCATGGGCACAAAATTGGGGTTTTGTGCCGGCGACCGAAGAAGAGATCCACTACATTGCCAAATCCATGAAACCCATTGTCGATCCTGAAATGGCTTTTTTTGCTTTTGTGAACGATGATCCTGCGGCGTTCAGTATTTGTCTGCCCAATATTAATGAAGCGATTCATGATTTGCGCGGCAAACTTTTTCCGTTTGGCTGGGCCAAGTTGTTGTGGCGACTGAAGAGGAGATTAAAGTCGGTGCGACTTTGCCTGATGGGAATCCGGAAACCCTATCGCGGCTCCGCTTTGGGGGCATTGAGTGTTTTGATGAATGTGGAGATGCATCGTCGCGGCATCTTGCGTGGTTATAAAACGGCGGAACTCGGTTGGACTCTTGAAGACAACGAGCGGATCAACATGGGCATTGAATTTATGGGCGGAAAAAAATACAAGACGTACAGAATTTATGAGAAGGAAATATGA